The DNA segment ATGCAGCCGCTTGCGGACGGCGTCGGCTTCCATCCCGATGCCGACGAGGTCATCGGAGTGGTAGAGGTCGAGGGCCTGGGCTTTGGTCAGGGACATGAAGAGATTCTCATTCTAAACGGAAACCTGCGGTTCTTGTCCTCTCGTCCCGGCTCCTGCCCGGGCTGCAAGAAATTCCACCGGCCGGGACTGCGGAAGCAGCTCTGCCTCGGCCGCATAGCGGAAGAACAGCTCCATGCCGGCAAGGTTTTCGGCGTCCAGCGAATAGTCAATGTTCTGGGTCAGGTAACTGACCACCTTGACTTCGCTGAGGCTGACGCGCGGCGCCCACTCGCGGCCGAGCTGCTGAAGGTTCGCGGGCTGGAGGCCATGGTCGCGCGACTGCTGGAAGGTGCGCGCCAGATCCAGCGGCGCCTGCGCCAGCGCCTCGCGCCGCACCGCCCAGAAGGCGAAGACAAAAGGTTTTGCCGTCAGCCGGTGCCACTCCTCCGCCAGGTCGTAAATCAGGTACTGGGAGCGGCTGATGGTGAGCGCCGGGTCGCCGATGAGCAGCGCCGCGTCGCACCGGGCGAGCATCGTGCCGAGGTCGGGCGCCATGGGGAGGAACTCGCGGTCGCCGCCGTGCCACTTGCGGAAGAGCAGCCGCGCCAGCAGCACGGACGTCCGCGAAGAGGTGTCGGCGGCCACGGTGCGGATCTCTTCCATGGGGACCTTGCTCACCAGCACGATGGAGCGCACGGTGCGCTTGGTGGCGATGGCTACCTCGGGGATGATGACCAGGTCGGGAATGGCGTGATAGGCGGCCACGGGGATGATTCCCACGTCTGCCGCGCCGGCGCGCAACTGCTCGGCGCAGGCCGAGGGCACCGTATACTCCAGGCGGAACTCGGGCCGCGGCGCGCCGTGTTCGAAGTCCCAGAGCAGGGGCGCGGTGTTGAGGAACGAGATGGCGGAAACACGGACGGGCCGCATGGTGTTGCCAACGCGATTCTAACAAACGACGGGCGCGGCTCAACTTGACAGCAATTCTTTCCCCTCTGCACAGTCCGCGCAGTTTTTCCCTTTCGAAAGGACCGAACGGTTCCCGCTGACCCGAAACCGGCAAGGGATCCTGGCCACCTGCAGTGGCTGGCGCTGGCGCTCACGCCGCGCCTGGGGCTGGCGCGCGCCCGGTTGCTGGTGGAGCACTTCGGCGGCGTAGAGAGCGTCTTCCGCGCATCCCTGACCGAGCTGGAAGCCGCTGGTCTGGAAGTGGCGTCGGCGCAATCGCTGGCCACGGGCAAGCCAATGGAACTGGCGGAAAGGGAAGCAATCAGCGCCGCGGCTGCCGGCGCAGAGTTGCTCACGCTCGACGACCCCGGCTATCCCGCCCGCCTGCGACAGATCTACGACCCGCCAGTGGCGCTCTACGTCCGGGGTGACGCCGCGGCGCTCACCCGGCCGTCGCTGGCTATAGTGGGCACGCGGCATCCCACGCCCTACGGGCTGGGAATGGCGCAGCGGCTCTCCTGCGACCTGGCCAACCGCGGTCTGGTGATCGTCAGCGGGCTGGCCCGAGGCATCGATGCCGCCGCCCACCGCGGCGCAATCACCGCCAAAGGATGCACGGTCGCCATCTTCGGCACCGGCATTGACGTGATGTATCCCCGCGAGAACAAGAAGATCGCCGAGAGCATGCTCAGGCTGGGCGGGCATGGGTGACCGAGTTCCCGGTGGGGGCGTTCCCGGCGCCGCAGAATTTTCTCATCCGCAACCGCATCATCAGCGGGCTGGCGGTGGGAGTGCTGGTGATCGAGGCGGGCGAGTACAGCGGCACGCGCATCACCGCGCGCTGCGCCCTGGAGCAGAACCGCGAAGTCTTCGCCGTCCCCGGCAACGTCACCTCCAAGGGCTCCTGGGGGCCAAACACGCTGATCAAGCAGGGAGTCAAGCTGGTCGCGACCTGGGAAGACGTCTTCGAAGACCTGCCCGCGGACGCGCGTCTCACGCTCGCGCTCGCGGGAGCTTCTGCAACCGAATCCGGGGTGACTGCATCTCTATTCGACGAGGAGGCGCTTCCTCCGCACGAGCGCCGGCTCTTTGCCCTGCTCAAGCCCGACGAGTCCACGCACATCGACGAACTGGTAGAGCACCTGGAGCCGGAGATTTCCGCGTCTGAAATCTTCGCCGCGCTCTTCGAGCTCGAGCTGGCGGGGAAGATCCGCCAGCTCCCAGGCAAGAATTTTGTCAGGAGTTTCTAGGCGCTTTTGTGCGGGACGGAAACACCCCAAAGCTGACAGTTTCATTCATTCCGTGCTAGTGTCGAAATAAGAGAACAACATTGCCCAAAGCCCTCGTCATCGTCGAATCGCCCGCCAAGGCGAAGACCATCAACAAATATCTCGGCAAGGACTACGAGGTCGAAGCCTCGCTCGGCCACGTCAAAGACCTGCCCAAGAGCGGGCTGGGAGTGGACGTGGAGAACGACTTCGCGACCGAGCTGGTGATCATTCCAGGCAAAGAAAAAGTGGTCGCGATGCTGAAGAAGAAGGCGCTGAAGGCGGCGGCGGTGTACCTGGCGCCCGATCCGGACCGCGAAGGCGAAGCCATCGCCGCGCACCTGGCGGAGGAGTTCGGGGTCACCCGCGACAGCCCGCAGGCCAAAGTGCCGGTGTATCGGGTGAGCTTCAACGAGATCACGCAGCGCGCGGTGAAGGAGGCCTTCGAGCATCCTCGGGGCTTGGATTGGAACCTGGTGGACGCGCAGCAGGCCCGCCGTGTGCTCGACCGCCTGGTGGGATACAAGATCTCTCCCCTGCTTTGGGACAAGGTGAAGCGCGGCCTCTCGGCGGGCCGGGTGCAGACGGTGGCGCTGCGCTTCATCGCGGAGCGGGAGATCGAGATCCGCGCCTTTCGGAAGCAGGAGTACTGGACCATCGACGCCGTCCTGGAAGGGGCGGTCCCGCCGAACTTCGAGGCGCGCTTCACCGGCAGGAACGGCGAGCGCTACGACAAGATGCAGATCGGCGACGAGGCGCAGGCGCAATCCCTGGTGCAGCCGCTGCAAAAGGCGGAGTGGACCGTGGCCAGCGTGGAGCGGCGCGAGCAACAGCGCCGGCCGCTGGCGCCCTTTACCACCAGCAAGTTCCAGCAGGACGCCTCACGCAAGCTGGGACTTCCGGTGCGGGTGGCCATGGGCATCGCGCAGAAGCTCTACATGGGCGTGGATCTGGGGGACGAAGGTTCGGTGGGCCTGATCACCTACATGCGCACAGATTCGGTGCGGGTGGCGAATGAAGCCATCCACGAAGCGCGCGACTACATCACCCGCGAGTTCGGCCGGCAGAACCTGCCCGAGGCGCCCAACATCTATCGCTCGAAGAAAGGCGGCGCCACCCAGGATGCGCACGAAGCCATCCGGCCGACGTCGGTGGAGCGCACGCCCGAGATGGCGCGGCGGTATCTGCAGCCCAACGAGTTCCGCGTGTACAACCTGGTGTGGCAGCGCTTCGTGGCCTCGCAGATGACGCCCGCGATGTACGACCGCACGATGGTGGAGATCGAGGCCAAGGCGGGCGGCGAGACCGCCAACTTCCGCGTGACCGGTTCGGTGCTGAAGTCGCCCGGCTTCCTGGCGGTGTACGAGGCGGCCAAGGAAGGCAAGGACGAAGCCGACGAAGAACTTGAGCACAGCCTTCCGCCGCTGGAGGCAGGCCAGCGGCTCCAGCTGCAAGGGCTGAAGCCGGAGCAGCACTTCACCGAACCGCCGCCGCGCTACAACGAGGCCTCGCTGGTCAAGGAGTTGGAGGAGCGCGGCGTGGGCCGCCCCTCGACCTACGCGCAGATCATCAGCAGCATCCAGGACCGCGGGTACGTGATCAAGCACGAACGGCGCTTCGCGCCCACCGAAACCGGCGAGGTGGTGTCCGAGCTGCTGGTGAAGAACTTCGGAGACATCTTCGATCCCAACTATACCGCTCGCCTGGAGGAGGAACTGGACGACATCGAAGAGGGCCGCGAGAAATGGACCGTGGCCATGGGGGACTTCTACAGCAAGCTGGAGAAGGACATCCGCATCGCCGAGAAGAAGATGGAAAACATCAAGACCATGAAGAAGCCGACCAGCGAGAAGTGCGAACGCTGCGGCTCGCCCATGGTGGAGCGCTGGGGACGCCACGGCTGGTTCTTGGCCTGCAGCACGTACGACCGGAAAAAGAAGGGAAGCTGCGACTTCACCCGCGAGAAGCCGGACAAGGAACTCACGGTGGACGCCGACACCGAAGAGGAGATTTGCGAGGAATGCGGGCAGCCCATGGTGCTGCGCCGCGGGCGCTTCGGGCAGTTCCTGGCCTGCACGTCGTATCCCAAGTGCCGCACCACCCGGCGGCTCGACCAGGGCAAGCGCGTGCCGGACATCCCCCTGGACGAGAAGTGCCCGCAGTGCGGCCGCAACATGGTGATGCGTCACGGGCGCTTCGGGGAGTTCACCTCCTGCTCCGGCTACCCGGAGTGCAAGTACATCAAGCAGAACTTCATCGGGATGAAGTGCCCGGAGTGCAAGCAGGGCGAGCTGGTGGAGAAGAAGGCGCGGCAACGCGGCAACCTCTTCTATGGTTGCGGGCGCTACCCGGAGTGCAAGTTCACCTCCAACTGGAAGCCGGTGGCGGAGAAGTGTCCGCAGTGCGGCAGCGAGTATCTGGTGGAGAAGATGCTGAAAGCGGGCCCGGTGCTGGCCTGTCCCAACGCTCGCCGTTCGGAGTCGGAAGAGGACGAGCCCCGGCCGCGCGCTCGCAAGGGCAAGGCCGCCGGCAAGGAAGCCGCCGTCAAATGTGACTACTCCCGGCCGCTGCCGGCGCCGGTGGCGGCGGTCTGAGCGCCTGTAATAAGATATCTGGCTGCAATCCAATCCTACCGAAGAAGGAATCCAGCCCATGGCCAAGCAGAGAAAATCAAAAGCAACCGCAAAGGACGCGAAGTTGATCCTTCAACTCTACGACCTCCGCCGCGAGGCGGAGATGCGCAAGGCGCGCAACTTCTACGGGATCCAGTTCAACCCGCAGTCCACGGAAGACGCGATGAAAGTGATGACTGCCTTCGGCTCCGATGAGAACCGCTGGCTGCGGCAAGTGGTCTCCTACTGGGAGATGGCGGCTTCGCTCGTCCTGCGGGGAACGATCAACGAGGAACTGTTCCTCGACTCCAACGGCGAGATGTTCTTCGTCTATGGAAAGATCAAGCCCTTCCTCCCCGGCCTGCGCAAGGCGATGAATTCGCCCGAGTTCCTGGGCCACATGGAGAAGCTGATCCATCGTTCCGCAGAGGGCCGCAAGAGGCTCAAGGACATGGAGCAGCGCCTGGCGCAATTCGCCAAGATGCGCGCCGCCTCGGCCACGGAGAAGCGCGAGTACGGGACTTAGCCGCTAGGCGATGTACTCGTGGATGTACTCGTCGGGGGACGAGGCGAGTTCCCGCGAGGCGCCGTCGAAGATCACCTTCCCCTCGCGCAGCACCAGAAACGTGGTGTGCACGTCGGTGCGGGAAGCTTGGGCCAAGGGGCGCATCTCGTTGGCCGCCGTGTCGAAGTAGTGGGACGCCATCATGAAGCCGTCCTGCAGGCGATGGCTCACCAGCAGCGCGCTGGTCTTGTAGACGTCCCGCTGCTTCACGATCAG comes from the Terriglobales bacterium genome and includes:
- a CDS encoding menaquinone biosynthesis protein, with amino-acid sequence MRPVRVSAISFLNTAPLLWDFEHGAPRPEFRLEYTVPSACAEQLRAGAADVGIIPVAAYHAIPDLVIIPEVAIATKRTVRSIVLVSKVPMEEIRTVAADTSSRTSVLLARLLFRKWHGGDREFLPMAPDLGTMLARCDAALLIGDPALTISRSQYLIYDLAEEWHRLTAKPFVFAFWAVRREALAQAPLDLARTFQQSRDHGLQPANLQQLGREWAPRVSLSEVKVVSYLTQNIDYSLDAENLAGMELFFRYAAEAELLPQSRPVEFLAARAGAGTRGQEPQVSV
- a CDS encoding DNA-processing protein DprA, coding for MEHFGGVESVFRASLTELEAAGLEVASAQSLATGKPMELAEREAISAAAAGAELLTLDDPGYPARLRQIYDPPVALYVRGDAAALTRPSLAIVGTRHPTPYGLGMAQRLSCDLANRGLVIVSGLARGIDAAAHRGAITAKGCTVAIFGTGIDVMYPRENKKIAESMLRLGGHG
- a CDS encoding DNA-processing protein DprA, with the protein product MTEFPVGAFPAPQNFLIRNRIISGLAVGVLVIEAGEYSGTRITARCALEQNREVFAVPGNVTSKGSWGPNTLIKQGVKLVATWEDVFEDLPADARLTLALAGASATESGVTASLFDEEALPPHERRLFALLKPDESTHIDELVEHLEPEISASEIFAALFELELAGKIRQLPGKNFVRSF
- the topA gene encoding type I DNA topoisomerase; its protein translation is MPKALVIVESPAKAKTINKYLGKDYEVEASLGHVKDLPKSGLGVDVENDFATELVIIPGKEKVVAMLKKKALKAAAVYLAPDPDREGEAIAAHLAEEFGVTRDSPQAKVPVYRVSFNEITQRAVKEAFEHPRGLDWNLVDAQQARRVLDRLVGYKISPLLWDKVKRGLSAGRVQTVALRFIAEREIEIRAFRKQEYWTIDAVLEGAVPPNFEARFTGRNGERYDKMQIGDEAQAQSLVQPLQKAEWTVASVERREQQRRPLAPFTTSKFQQDASRKLGLPVRVAMGIAQKLYMGVDLGDEGSVGLITYMRTDSVRVANEAIHEARDYITREFGRQNLPEAPNIYRSKKGGATQDAHEAIRPTSVERTPEMARRYLQPNEFRVYNLVWQRFVASQMTPAMYDRTMVEIEAKAGGETANFRVTGSVLKSPGFLAVYEAAKEGKDEADEELEHSLPPLEAGQRLQLQGLKPEQHFTEPPPRYNEASLVKELEERGVGRPSTYAQIISSIQDRGYVIKHERRFAPTETGEVVSELLVKNFGDIFDPNYTARLEEELDDIEEGREKWTVAMGDFYSKLEKDIRIAEKKMENIKTMKKPTSEKCERCGSPMVERWGRHGWFLACSTYDRKKKGSCDFTREKPDKELTVDADTEEEICEECGQPMVLRRGRFGQFLACTSYPKCRTTRRLDQGKRVPDIPLDEKCPQCGRNMVMRHGRFGEFTSCSGYPECKYIKQNFIGMKCPECKQGELVEKKARQRGNLFYGCGRYPECKFTSNWKPVAEKCPQCGSEYLVEKMLKAGPVLACPNARRSESEEDEPRPRARKGKAAGKEAAVKCDYSRPLPAPVAAV